Proteins co-encoded in one Medicago truncatula cultivar Jemalong A17 chromosome 8, MtrunA17r5.0-ANR, whole genome shotgun sequence genomic window:
- the LOC11443966 gene encoding annexin D4, with translation MAFNQELEAITQAFSGHGVDEKSLIAVLGKWDPLERETYRKKTSHFFIEDHERQFQRWNDHCVRLLKHEFVRFKNAVVLWSMHPWERDARLAKEALKKGSISYGVLIEIACTRSSEELLGARKAYHSLFDHSIEEDVASHIHGNDRKLLVALVSAYRYEGTKVKDDTAKSEAKTLSNAIKNAQNKPIVEDDEVIRILATRSKLHLQAVYKHYKEISGKNLEEDLNDLRFKETVQCLCTPQVYFSKVLDAALKNDVNKNIKKSLTRVIVTRADIDMKEIKAEYNNLYGVSLPQKIEETAKGNYKDFLLTLIARGG, from the exons ATGGCATTCAATCAAGAGTTAGAAGCTATAACTCAAGCTTTCTCAG GACATGGGGTGGATGAGAAATCATTGATAGCAGTATTGGGAAAATGGGATCCTTTGGAGAGAGAAACTTATAGGAAGAAGACATCACATTTCTTCATTGAAGATCATGAACGCCAATTTCAAAGGTGGAATGATCATTGTGTTCGTCTTCTCAAACATGAGTTTGTGCGTTTTAAG AATGCAGTGGTGCTTTGGAGCATGCACCCTTGGGAAAGAGATGCCCGTTTAGCAAAAGAGGCCCTAAAGAAAGGCTCAATTTCATATGGTGTACTGATTGAGATTGCATGCACAAGATCTTCAGAGGAACTATTGGGAGCTAGGAAGGCATACCATTCCCTCTTTGACCATTCCATTGAAGAAGATGTTGCATCTCACATCCATGGCAATGATAGAAAG CTCTTGGTTGCACTTGTGAGTGCCTATAGATATGAAGGAACAAAGGTTAAAGATGACACTGCAAAATCAGAGGCTAAAACACTTTCCAATGCCATTAAGAATGCTCAAAACAAGCCAATTGTTGAGGATGATGAAGTAATAAGGATATTGGCAACAAGAAGCAAGCTACATCTTCAAGCAGTTTACAAGCACTATAAAGAGATTTCTGGGAAGAATCTTGAAGAg GATCTTAATGACTTAAGGTTTAAAGAGACTGTGCAATGCCTTTGTACTCCACAAGTATATTTTAGCAAG GTTTTGGATGCAGCATTGAAAAATGATGTGAATAAGAATATCAAGAAATCACTTACTCGTGTGATTGTTACTAGAGCTGACATTGATATGAAGGAGATAAAGGCTGAGTATAATAACTTATATGGAGTTTCTTTACCTCAGAAAATTGAAGAGACTGCTAAAGGGAACTACAAGGATTTCTTGCTAACCTTGATTGCCAGAGGAGGCTAA
- the LOC11445982 gene encoding annexin-like protein RJ4, which yields MATLSAPSNHSPNEDAEALRKAFEGWGTDEKTVITILGHRNSNQIQQIRKAYEGIYNEDLIKRLESEIKGDFEKAVYRWILEPAERDAVLANVAIKSGKNYNVIVEISAVLSPEELLNVRRAYVKRYKHSLEEDLAAHTSGHLRQLLVGLVTAFRYVGDEINPKLAQTEAGILHESVKEKKGSHEEAIRILTTRSKTQLIATFNRYRETHGTSITKKLLDEGSDEFQKALYTTIRSFNDHVKYYEKVVRDAIKKVGTDEDALTRVIVSRAQHDLKVISDVYYKRNSVLLEHVVAKETSGDYKKFLLTLLGKEE from the exons ATGGCTACCCTTTCTGCTCCTAGCAACCATTCTCCCAATGAAGATGCTGAAGCTCTAAGAAAGGCTTTCGAAG GATGGGGTACTGATGAGAAGACAGTGATAACAATACTTGGTCATAGAAACTCTAATCAGATACAGCAAATCAGAAAAGCTTATGAAGGCATTTACAATGAGGATCTTATCAAACGATTGGAATCTGAGATCAAAGGAGACTTTGAG AAAGCTGTGTACCGTTGGATTCTTGAACCTGCGGAGCGTGATGCTGTTTTGGCAAATGTTGCTATCAAGAGTGGCAAAAATTACAATGTCATTGTGGAAATTTCTGCTGTTCTCTCCCCCGAAGAGCTCTTGAATGTGAGACGTGCTTACGTCAAACGCTACAAGCACTCCTTGGAAGAAGATTTGGCTGCCCATACTTCCGGCCATCTTCGCCAG CTTTTGGTAGGGCTAGTGACTGCATTTAGGTATGTTGGTGATGAGATCAATCCAAAATTGGCGCAAACTGAAGCTGGAATTCTTCATGAGTCAGtgaaagagaagaaaggaaGCCATGAAGAAGCCATAAGGATCTTGACTACAAGGAGCAAAACCCAGCTGATTGCGACATTCAACCGCTACAGAGAGACTCATGGTACTTCCATCACTAAG AAGCTGTTGGATGAAGGATCTGATGAATTTCAGAAGGCATTGTATACCACCATCCGTAGCTTCAATGATCATGTTAAGTACTATGAAAAG GTGGTGCGAGATGCAATCAAGAAGGTTGGAACTGATGAGGATGCGCTGACCCGTGTGATTGTGAGCAGAGCTCAGCATGACCTAAAAGTCATCTCAGATGTTTACTACAAAAGAAACAGTGTTCTTCTTGAGCATGTTGTGGCCAAGGAAACTTCAGGGGATTACAAGAAGTTTCTTCTCACTCTCTTGGGGAAAGAGGAATGA
- the LOC11445241 gene encoding annexin-like protein RJ4: MATLIAPMNHSPKEDADVLWKAVKGWGTDESAIIAIMGQRNAVQRQQIRQAYQDIYQEDLIKRLESELSGNFEKAMYRWILDPADRYAVLANVAIKSINKDYHVIVEIASVLQPQELLAVRHAYHNRYKNSLEEDVAAHTSGYHRQLLVGLVSSFRYDGVEINPILAKHEADILHEAVKNKKGNIEEVIRILITRSKTQLKATFNRYRDDHGFSISKKLLNEASDDFLKAVHVAIRCIDDHKKYYEKVLRGALKRIGTDEDGLTRVVITRAEKDLKDIKELYYKRNSVHLEDTVAKEISGDYKKFLLTLLGKGH; this comes from the exons ATGGCTACTCTCATTGCTCCTATGAATCATTCTCCTAAGGAAGATGCAGATGTACTTTGGAAGGCAGTCAAAG GGTGGGGAACTGATGAGAGTGCTATCATAGCTATAATGGGTCAGAGAAATGCTGTTCAAAGGCAACAAATTAGACAAGCTTATCAGGACATTTATCAAGAGGATCTCATCAAACGCCTTGAATCTGAACTCTCTGGTAACTTTGAG aaagcTATGTATAGGTGGATATTGGACCCAGCAGACCGTTATGCTGTGTTGGCTAATGTAGCCATTAAGAGTATTAACAAAGACTACCATGTGATTGTGGAAATTGCATCTGTCCTTCAACCTCAAGAGCTTTTGGCTGTAAGACATGCCTACCACAACAGATACAAGAATTCATTGGAAGAAGATGTTGCTGCACATACCTCTGGCTATCATCGACAG CTTTTGGTTGGATTGGTGAGCTCATTTAGATATGATGGTGTTGAAATCAATCCAATTTTGGCAAAACATGAAGCTGATATTCTTCATGAGGCTGTCAAAAACAAGAAAGGAAACATTGAAGAAGTTATCAGGATCCTTATTACAAGGAGCAAGACTCAACTTAAGGCAACTTTCAACCGTTACCGAGATGATCATGGCTTTTCTATAAGCAAG AAACTTTTGAATGAAGCATCTGATGACTTCCTTAAGGCTGTGCATGTTGCAATTCGTTGCATTGATGACCACAAGAAGTACTATGAAAAG GTTTTGCGTGGTGCGCTGAAAAGGATTGGAACCGATGAGGATGGACTAACCCGTGTGGTGATCACAAGGGCGGAGAAAGACTTGAAGGACATCAAAGAGCTGTATTACAAGAGAAATAGTGTTCACCTTGAGGATACAGTGGCTAAGGAAATTTCTGGAGACTACAAGAAGTTCCTCCTTACTCTTTTGGGGAAAGGACACTAA